The Nostoc sp. 'Peltigera membranacea cyanobiont' N6 genome contains the following window.
AAATTGCCATTGGTGACATCCGTCAGCCAGCTACACTCCCAGCTGCAACGCAAAATGTTACCCACATCATCAGTTGTGCTGGAACCACCGCCTTTCCCTCTGCGCGATGGGAGTTTGACCAAACCCCAAACTTGCTTGAATGGGGAATCACTTTCCTTAACCCTAAATCTAGCGAAGCAAAAGCAAAGAATAGTCCAGCAAAGGTCGATGCCCAAGGTGTCAGCAATCTGGTTACAGCAGCACCCAGAAATTTGAAGCGATTCGTTTTCGTTTCTTCCTGTGGAATTCTCCGTAAAAATCAGTTTCCTTTTAGTATTCTTAATGCTTTTGGTGTCTTGGATGCCAAACAAAAGGGCGAGGAATCCATTATTAATTCAGGATTACCCTACACCATCATCCGTCCAGGACGCTTGATTGACGGGCCCTATACCTCATACGACCTCAACACACTGCTAAAGGCAAAAACAGGGGGTAAATACGGTGTGGTCGTAGGCACTGGGGATACACTTTCTGGTGATACCAGCCGCATTGATGTAGCAAACGCTTGCGTAGAATGCCTTTTTCAGCCAAGTACTTCCAGAAAAATTTTTGAACTAGTCAACCAGGGACAAAGACCCCCTGTAATTGATTGGGAAACTCTTTTCTCTCGACTTGAGTAACTGCTAAGTGCTGAGTCCTATTTTATCCAATCCCCAATTTCCAATCCCCAATTCTCAGTACTTCTGTAGTTTATTACCTCTAAAGACGGCAAACACCACTCTGACGTTACGGTTCACCCTAATTACTGAAAGTATTAATTCTCATACATTAGACAGAGTGAAGGCAAATTGATCCATGAACCAACTAAAAACACAATTTAGTTAGTTTAACCGTCCCAAGCAAGGTTCGGGAAACCACCCTTCATGGACTGGCTACCACTAAGCTTCAGTATATATATCAGCATAGTCTGGAGTTTTAACCCCAGGAAAGCCAAATCAAAGGTATTCATGCTGAATTGGCTGATTTATTGACCTGTTGGTTCAAAATTTAGTCCTTTTTATTCTCATTCATTCATTTGTAGTTATACGGAGCCAGCACCTAAAATGGCAAAAGTAGTTGGAATTGACTTAGGAACAACGAACTCCTGCGTGGCAGTGATGGAAGGTGGTAAACCTACAGTAATTGCTAATGCTGAAGGTTTTCGGACAACGCCATCAGTAGTGGCATTTGCGAAAAATGGCGACAACTTGGTTGGCCAAATCGCCAAACGCCAAGCGGTGATGAACCCCGAAAATACGTTTTACTCAGTCAAACGCTTTATCGGTCGCCGCTACGATGAAGTAAGTAACGAAGCAACTGAAGTTTCTTACAAAGTTCTCAGCAGCAACGGCAATGTCAAATTAGATTGTCCGATAGCTGGTAAACCGTTTGCTCCTGAAGAAATTTCTGCAAAGGTTCTTCGCAAACTAGTTGAAGATGCCAGCAAATACTTGGGTGAAACTGTAACCCAAGCTGTAATCACTGTTCCCGCATACTTTAACGACTCCCAACGGCAAGCGACAAAAGACGCTGGGAAAATTGCCGGCATTGAAGTTCTGCGGATTATCAACGAGCCGACTGCTGCTTCTCTAGCTTATGGGTTTGACAAGAAGAGTAACGAAACCATTCTCGTCTTTGACCTTGGTGGTGGTACCTTCGACGTATCCGTGCTGGAAGTAGGAGATGGAGTTTTTGAAGTACTAGCCACATCTGGGGATACACACCTTGGTGGTGACGACTTTGATAAAAAAATAGTTGACTTCTTAGCTGAAAAGTTCAAGAAAGCCGAAGGCATTGAACTACGCAAAGACAAACAAGCTTTACAACGTCTGACTGAAGCCGCAGAAAAAGCCAAAATTGAGCTTTCTAGCGTTACCCAAGCAGAAATTAACCTACCATTTATCACCGCTACCCAGGATGGGCCCAAGCACCTGGATACAACCCTGACTCGTGCCACATTTGAAGAACTTTGTTCTGACTTAATCGACCGTTGCCGTATCCCTGTAGAAAACGCTCTCCGGGATGCCAAGTTAACCAAAGGCGATATTGATGAAGTGGTATTAGTTGGTGGTTCTACCCGGATTCCCGCAGTCCACCAGATTGTGAAGCAGGTATTGGGTAAAGACCCTAACCAAAGCGTTAACCCTGATGAAGTCGTAGCAATTGGTGCAGCGATTCAAGCAGGTGTACTGAATAATGAAGTCACTGGCATCTTGCTGTTAGATGTATCACCGCTTTCTTTGGGTGTTGAAACATTGGGCGGCGTGATGACCAAAATTATTCCCCGCAACACAACAATTCCCACCAAGAAATCGGAAGTCTTCTCCACCGCAGTGGATGGTCAAACCAACGTAGAAATTCACGTCCTTCAAGGTGAACGCGAATTTTCTAACGACAACAAGAGTTTGGGAACCTTCCGCCTAGATGGTATTCCTCCTGCACCGCGTGGCGTTCCTCAAATTGAAGTGGTGTTCGATATTGACGCTAACGGTATCCTTAACGTCACCGCTAAGGACAAAGGTACTGGTAAAGAACAGTCCATCAGCATAACTGGCGCTTCCACCCTGGATAAAACTGACGTTGACCGGATGGTAAGAGAAGCTGAACAAAACGCTTCATCTGACAAAGACAAGCGTGAGAAGATTGAACGCAAGAACCAAGCTGACTCCTTAGCATACCAAGCTGAAAAGCAGCTACAAGAATTGGGCGATAAAGTTCCCGATGCTGACAAAACCAAAGTCGAAGGTTTGGTGAAAGAACTGCGGGAAGCAGTTGCTAAAGAAGACGATGAGCAAATCAAAAAGCTCACCCCAGAATTGCAACAAGCTCTATTCGCCGTTGGTAGCAACATCTATCAACAAGCTGGTGCGGGTGCTGCACCTGGTGCTGAACCTCAAGATGGTGGTTCCACCTCTTCTGGCTCTGGTAGCGGCGACGATGTGATTGACGCTGATTTTACAGAGAGCAAATAATTTCCCTACTTCTTTCGGGAAGATTATTTTGTCCCGTATTATATTACCCATCCAGGTAAATGCCTGGGTGGGAATTTTTTTGTTATTGGTAGTTAAGAACCAGCATCTCCGCTAAAATATGATGTTATCTAGGTTTTAGGATCGTTGAAGGGTAAAGGTTCCTAGACGAACTCCCTACCGATTGGGTTAAATCGGATTAGTTGGAAACGGGAATTAGGACAAACAATATTGCCAATTCTTGATCTTAATTCTTAACTTTATTCCTAATATCATGTCCGCTTAAACAATTGTCATTGCGTTCGCTCTTGACGTTCCCGTTCGCGTAGCGTCTCCGAGGAGAAGGGTACGAAGTGGAAGGAAGCAATGACATATCACAAGTAATTTGCCGGATATGATATAACTTCTCACTCTCAACTCCTAACACCCTTATGCCATATCCACAAGCACCTTGGATACTTAAAGGCTACGCTATTCAAACTCTGCATTTGGTAAATATTGACCTAGTACGCCCTTTGATTCCCTTGGAGTTAGAAATTATTTCTGTATGTCCTGGAAAAACTCTCGCTAGCGTGTATTTATCTAATTATGGGTCAGGCTCGGCACTGGAGTATAGTGAGTTAATTATTGCCCCAGCTTTGGTTAATTACCAGAGAAAAATCGGCGGTTGGATTTCTCACATTTATGTAGATAATGCTGATTCGGTGGCTGGCGGTCGAGAAATTTGGGGACTACCAAAGGAAATAGCTGAGTTTACCTGGGAGCAAGGAGAGCATGTGACTGTAGATCGGGGAAACCAGAAGCTGTGTAGTTTTAAGTATAATCGACAAAGTTTGGCATGGAGACAGGGATTAAGTGCCTCTTGTTTCAGCGCCAAGGGTGCTGATTTGCTGATATTCCCTACTAAATTTGAGTCTGTATTGGGTTTGATTGGTTCTAACCTTGAAATCCCCACCGAAAGTCCTTTTTCTGGCATAGGTTTAGGTCAGCCTTGGTTAACTGTGCGTTGCGAGCAAATGAGTTTGCGAGTTGCTGCGCCCAAAGTCGTGGGGTTGATGCGCGTCTAGGCATTTTTAGACT
Protein-coding sequences here:
- a CDS encoding SDR family oxidoreductase, translating into MTSFETSVENLVLVAGATGGVGQLVVGKLLDKGWKVRVLTRNAAKAKEMFNQRVEIAIGDIRQPATLPAATQNVTHIISCAGTTAFPSARWEFDQTPNLLEWGITFLNPKSSEAKAKNSPAKVDAQGVSNLVTAAPRNLKRFVFVSSCGILRKNQFPFSILNAFGVLDAKQKGEESIINSGLPYTIIRPGRLIDGPYTSYDLNTLLKAKTGGKYGVVVGTGDTLSGDTSRIDVANACVECLFQPSTSRKIFELVNQGQRPPVIDWETLFSRLE
- the dnaK gene encoding molecular chaperone DnaK → MAKVVGIDLGTTNSCVAVMEGGKPTVIANAEGFRTTPSVVAFAKNGDNLVGQIAKRQAVMNPENTFYSVKRFIGRRYDEVSNEATEVSYKVLSSNGNVKLDCPIAGKPFAPEEISAKVLRKLVEDASKYLGETVTQAVITVPAYFNDSQRQATKDAGKIAGIEVLRIINEPTAASLAYGFDKKSNETILVFDLGGGTFDVSVLEVGDGVFEVLATSGDTHLGGDDFDKKIVDFLAEKFKKAEGIELRKDKQALQRLTEAAEKAKIELSSVTQAEINLPFITATQDGPKHLDTTLTRATFEELCSDLIDRCRIPVENALRDAKLTKGDIDEVVLVGGSTRIPAVHQIVKQVLGKDPNQSVNPDEVVAIGAAIQAGVLNNEVTGILLLDVSPLSLGVETLGGVMTKIIPRNTTIPTKKSEVFSTAVDGQTNVEIHVLQGEREFSNDNKSLGTFRLDGIPPAPRGVPQIEVVFDIDANGILNVTAKDKGTGKEQSISITGASTLDKTDVDRMVREAEQNASSDKDKREKIERKNQADSLAYQAEKQLQELGDKVPDADKTKVEGLVKELREAVAKEDDEQIKKLTPELQQALFAVGSNIYQQAGAGAAPGAEPQDGGSTSSGSGSGDDVIDADFTESK
- a CDS encoding acetoacetate decarboxylase family protein, whose amino-acid sequence is MPYPQAPWILKGYAIQTLHLVNIDLVRPLIPLELEIISVCPGKTLASVYLSNYGSGSALEYSELIIAPALVNYQRKIGGWISHIYVDNADSVAGGREIWGLPKEIAEFTWEQGEHVTVDRGNQKLCSFKYNRQSLAWRQGLSASCFSAKGADLLIFPTKFESVLGLIGSNLEIPTESPFSGIGLGQPWLTVRCEQMSLRVAAPKVVGLMRV